A window of the Acanthochromis polyacanthus isolate Apoly-LR-REF ecotype Palm Island chromosome 10, KAUST_Apoly_ChrSc, whole genome shotgun sequence genome harbors these coding sequences:
- the zdhhc24 gene encoding probable palmitoyltransferase ZDHHC24, translating into MTSFAAKVFGRVERLCQHLPVALNTFLVFSITGEVSYLVLVEAPLEADQKKTVWSSWWKMVHLLAQYFMLGNICWNALLFLKTSPSIRGVFLGGDGLGQGWRYCYTCETHTPPRCSHCYDCKVCVLRRDHHCVFFGQCVGFRNYRYFLSCLLFMWSGLLYATLMNAEVFIVILKEGVTVHSVLLLLIPWIMLVSGQVSARAFAFAFIADTCVVGFLLVSAFFFFHLFLLFRGQTTREWYSSRRPYSLGLLGNLRHTLGIRWYLCWLSPLIPSPVPGDGIHFEVTGSLEPSR; encoded by the exons ATGACGAGTTTCGCCGCTAAAGTGTTCGGCAGGGTGGAGAGGCTGTGTCAGCACCTGCCCGTGGCCCTCAACACCTTCCTGGTCTTCTCCATCACCGGGGAGGTGAGCTACCTGGTGCTGGTCGAGGCTCCACTGGAGGCGGACCAGAAGAAGACGGTGTGGTCCTCGTGGTGGAAGATGGTTCACCTGCTCGCTCAGTACTTCATGCTAGGAAACATCTGCTGGAACGCCCTGCTCTTCCTGAAAACCAGCCCCAGCATCAGAGGGGTGTTCCTGGGAGGGGACGGCTTAGGGCAGGGCTGGAG GTATTGTTATACCTGCGAGACACACACTCCTCCACGCTGCTCCCACTGCTATGACTGTAAGGTGTGTGTGCTTCGGCGGGACCACCACTGCGTCTTTTTCGGCCAGTGCGTGGGCTTCCGCAATTACCGCTACTTCCTGAGCTGCCTGTTGTTCATGTGGTCGGGGCTCCTTTACGCCACGCTGATGAATGCAGAGGTCTTCATCGTCATACTGAAGGAGGGCGTGACGGTGCACagcgtcctgctgctgctcatacCCTGGATCATGCTTGTTTCAG GCCAGGTTTCAGCACGTGCCTTTGCCTTCGCCTTCATCGCTGACACATGCGTGGTGGGGTTTCTGCTGGTCTccgctttcttcttcttccatctCTTCCTGCTGTTTCGGGGTCAGACCACCAGGGAGTGGTACTCATCCCGCCGACCCTACAGCCTGGGACTCCTAGGCAACCTGCGTCACACTCTGGGCATTCGCTGGTACCTCTGCTGGCTCTCCCCGCTCATCCCATCACCAGTACCCGGAGATGGGATACACTTCGAGGTCACAGGATCCCTGGAACCCTCCCGGTAA
- the LOC110964862 gene encoding sodium/potassium/calcium exchanger 3-like isoform X1 has protein sequence MKAPRRPRQTRLLPRFCVCGVGLLAAAWILHFHDNTGSHGPAVDSSVSLSKRKLMHQTENNQNDSISKSAISEFPEDIFTLDQRRQGAVLLHVLCAIYMFHALAIVCDVYFVPSLEKVSENLQLSQDVAGATFMAAGSSAPELFTSLIGVFITKGDVGVGTIVGSAVFNILVIIGICGIFSGQPISLSWWPLFRDAVFYILSIVVLILVIYDEKVLWWETIILISMYGIYIIIMKFNRSLCSLVEKHCSRAGQPCLSSLRRTTAVGNIGDCDNDMVPLKPDSCVVAGQDSGVVMVDELLNVHPHQLTFSERQRLIRARVGPEEGGASGEEGLGASGPWGRENGTVAEGDGQTMDGERDRGKEMGGETGGEAQPKEEEEEEEEQEEGEDENTPFKPFVLPDGWCMRLKWILSWPVSVLLYCTIPDCNLPQWERWYLLTFLSSTLWIALFSYLMVWMVTIISYTLGIPEVIMGITFLAAGTSVPDCMASLIVARQGMGDMAVSNSIGSNIFDVLLGLGFPWALRTLIVSYGSVVTINSKGLVYSVILLLASVTLTVLCVHLNRWRLDRRLGLCLLLLYAVFLLCSVGFERL, from the exons ATGAAGGCTCCGAGGAGACCGAGGCAGACGCGGCTCCTCCCCCGGTTCTGCGTCTGTGGAGTCGGTCTGCTCGCAGCCGCCTGGATCCTTCACTTCCATGACAATACAG GCTCCCATGGTCCAGCTGTGGATTCCAGTGTCTCCTTGTCCAAGAGAAAACTCATGcatcaaacagaaaacaaccagaatgacaGTATATCTAAATCAG CTATCAGTGAGTTTCCTGAAGACATCTTTACTCTGGATCAGAGGAGACAGGGAGCGGTACTCCTTCATGTTCTCTGT GCTATCTACATGTTTCATGCACTGGCCATCGTGTGTGATGTTTACTTTGTGCCATCACTGGAAAAAGTATCAGAG AACCTTCAGCTCAGTCAGGATGTTGCCGGGGCAACCTTCATGGCAGCTGGGAGCTCTGCCCCTGAGCTCTTTACCTCTTTGATTG GAGTGTTTATCACAAAGGGAGATGTTGGTGTGGGAACTATAGTGGGATCAGCTGTCTTTAACATCCTGGTCATCATCGGTATCTGTGGGATTTTCTCTGGACAG CCCATCTCTCTGAGCTGGTGGCCACTGTTCCGTGATGCTGTCTTCTACATTCTGTCCATAGTGGTGCTTATTCTG GTGATCTATGATGAAAAAGTCTTGTG GTGGGAGACCATCATCCTGATCTCTATGTATGGAATCTATATAATCATCATGAA GTTCAACAGATCTCTGTGTTCCCTGGTAGAGAAACACTGCAGCAGGGCAGGTCAGCCGTGTCTGAGCAGTCTGCGACGGACGACTGCTGTCGGAAACATTGGAGACTGTGACAATGACATGGTGCCGCTGAAGCCAG ACTCGTGCGTGGTGGCCGGTCAGGACTCAGGGGTGGTGATGGTGGATGAGCTGCTGAACGTACACCCCCACCAACTCACCTTCTCAGAG AGGCAGAGGCTGATTCGTGCTCGGGTCGGCCCGGAGGAGGGGGGAGCCTCGGGGGAGGAAGGTTTGGGTGCTAGCGGGCCTTGGGGGAGGGAGAACGGGACAGTGGCTGAGGGGGACGGACAGACGATGGACGGAGAGAGGGACAGGGGTAAAGAGATGGGAGGAGAGACAGGTGGGGAAGCACAGCctaaagaagaagaggaagaagaggaagagcagGAGGAAGGGGAGGATGAGAACACTCCCTTTAAACCTTTTGTCCTGCCAG ACGGCTGGTGTATGCGTCTGAAGTGGATTCTCTCCTGGCCTGTGAGCGTCCTTCTTTACTGCACCATCCCCGACTGTAACCTTCCACAATGGGAGCGCTGGTACCtgctcacctttctgtcctccACACTCTGGATCGCTCTCTTCTCCTACCTCATGGTCTGGATG GTGACCATAATCAGCTACACTCTTGGAATCCCAGAAGTCATCATGGGCATCACTTTTCTGGCAGCCGGCACCAGTGTCCCTGACTGTATGGCGAGTCTCATCGTTGCCCGACAAG GGATGGGCGACATGGCCGTATCCAACTCCATTGGCAGTAACATTTTTGATGTGCTGCTGGGCCTGGGCTTCCCCTGGGCGCTGAGGACTCTCATAGTCAGCTACGGATCAGTG gtgACAATAAACAGCAAAGGCCTGGTCTACTCAGTGATTCTGCTGCTGGCCTCAGTCACGCTCACT GTCCTGTGTGTCCACCTGAACCGCTGGAGGTTGGACCGCAGGCTGGGACTCTGTCTCCTGCTGCTCTACGCCGTCTTCCTTCTCTGCTCTGTCGGCTTTGAGAGGCTgtag
- the LOC110964862 gene encoding sodium/potassium/calcium exchanger 3-like isoform X2 translates to MKAPRRPRQTRLLPRFCVCGVGLLAAAWILHFHDNTGSHGPAVDSSVSLSKRKLMHQTENNQNDSISKSAISEFPEDIFTLDQRRQGAVLLHVLCAIYMFHALAIVCDVYFVPSLEKVSENLQLSQDVAGATFMAAGSSAPELFTSLIGVFITKGDVGVGTIVGSAVFNILVIIGICGIFSGQPISLSWWPLFRDAVFYILSIVVLILVIYDEKVLWWETIILISMYGIYIIIMKFNRSLCSLVEKHCSRAGQPCLSSLRRTTAVGNIGDCDNDMVPLKPDSCVVAGQDSGVVMVDELLNVHPHQLTFSERQRLIRARVGPEEGGASGEEGLGASGPWGRENGTVAEGDGQTMDGERDRGKEMGGETGGEAQPKEEEEEEEEQEEGEDENTPFKPFVLPDGWCMRLKWILSWPVSVLLYCTIPDCNLPQWERWYLLTFLSSTLWIALFSYLMVWMVTIISYTLGIPEVIMGITFLAAGTSVPDCMASLIVARQGDNKQQRPGLLSDSAAGLSHAHCPVCPPEPLEVGPQAGTLSPAALRRLPSLLCRL, encoded by the exons ATGAAGGCTCCGAGGAGACCGAGGCAGACGCGGCTCCTCCCCCGGTTCTGCGTCTGTGGAGTCGGTCTGCTCGCAGCCGCCTGGATCCTTCACTTCCATGACAATACAG GCTCCCATGGTCCAGCTGTGGATTCCAGTGTCTCCTTGTCCAAGAGAAAACTCATGcatcaaacagaaaacaaccagaatgacaGTATATCTAAATCAG CTATCAGTGAGTTTCCTGAAGACATCTTTACTCTGGATCAGAGGAGACAGGGAGCGGTACTCCTTCATGTTCTCTGT GCTATCTACATGTTTCATGCACTGGCCATCGTGTGTGATGTTTACTTTGTGCCATCACTGGAAAAAGTATCAGAG AACCTTCAGCTCAGTCAGGATGTTGCCGGGGCAACCTTCATGGCAGCTGGGAGCTCTGCCCCTGAGCTCTTTACCTCTTTGATTG GAGTGTTTATCACAAAGGGAGATGTTGGTGTGGGAACTATAGTGGGATCAGCTGTCTTTAACATCCTGGTCATCATCGGTATCTGTGGGATTTTCTCTGGACAG CCCATCTCTCTGAGCTGGTGGCCACTGTTCCGTGATGCTGTCTTCTACATTCTGTCCATAGTGGTGCTTATTCTG GTGATCTATGATGAAAAAGTCTTGTG GTGGGAGACCATCATCCTGATCTCTATGTATGGAATCTATATAATCATCATGAA GTTCAACAGATCTCTGTGTTCCCTGGTAGAGAAACACTGCAGCAGGGCAGGTCAGCCGTGTCTGAGCAGTCTGCGACGGACGACTGCTGTCGGAAACATTGGAGACTGTGACAATGACATGGTGCCGCTGAAGCCAG ACTCGTGCGTGGTGGCCGGTCAGGACTCAGGGGTGGTGATGGTGGATGAGCTGCTGAACGTACACCCCCACCAACTCACCTTCTCAGAG AGGCAGAGGCTGATTCGTGCTCGGGTCGGCCCGGAGGAGGGGGGAGCCTCGGGGGAGGAAGGTTTGGGTGCTAGCGGGCCTTGGGGGAGGGAGAACGGGACAGTGGCTGAGGGGGACGGACAGACGATGGACGGAGAGAGGGACAGGGGTAAAGAGATGGGAGGAGAGACAGGTGGGGAAGCACAGCctaaagaagaagaggaagaagaggaagagcagGAGGAAGGGGAGGATGAGAACACTCCCTTTAAACCTTTTGTCCTGCCAG ACGGCTGGTGTATGCGTCTGAAGTGGATTCTCTCCTGGCCTGTGAGCGTCCTTCTTTACTGCACCATCCCCGACTGTAACCTTCCACAATGGGAGCGCTGGTACCtgctcacctttctgtcctccACACTCTGGATCGCTCTCTTCTCCTACCTCATGGTCTGGATG GTGACCATAATCAGCTACACTCTTGGAATCCCAGAAGTCATCATGGGCATCACTTTTCTGGCAGCCGGCACCAGTGTCCCTGACTGTATGGCGAGTCTCATCGTTGCCCGACAAG gtgACAATAAACAGCAAAGGCCTGGTCTACTCAGTGATTCTGCTGCTGGCCTCAGTCACGCTCACT GTCCTGTGTGTCCACCTGAACCGCTGGAGGTTGGACCGCAGGCTGGGACTCTGTCTCCTGCTGCTCTACGCCGTCTTCCTTCTCTGCTCTGTCGGCTTTGA